Proteins encoded in a region of the Quercus lobata isolate SW786 chromosome 8, ValleyOak3.0 Primary Assembly, whole genome shotgun sequence genome:
- the LOC115958288 gene encoding probable methyltransferase PMT16 → MACPNPLYHLWFFNTQRANLYYLTSIAVLCSFCYLIGIWTHSTTIPIPITSSSAAGAATQCSLQPLIATRSAAVTLDFRAHHMAADPPPTAARVLHLPPCDAKLSEYTPCEDAKMSLKFDRNMLIYRERHCPEPNEVLKCRVPAPHGYTAPFRWPESRENVWYANVPHKWLTFEKKKQNWVRFEKDRFKFPGGGTMFPNGADAYIDDISRLINLKDGSIRTAIDTGCGVASWGAYLLSRNIVTVSFAPRDTHEAQVQFALERGVPALIGVFASIRLPYPSRAFDMAHCSRCLIPWGQYDGLYLIEVDRILRPGGYWVLSGPPINWEKHWKGWNRTQQDLKAEQTGIENVAKSLCWKKLKQKDDLAIWQKPTNHIHCKINRKVFKKPQFCQAQDPDKAWYTKMDKCLTPLPEVSDIKKVSGGTLAKWPERLTSIPPRISEGTLKGITAETFTENTELWKNRVAHYKTLDYQLAEPGRYRNLLDMNSYLGGFAAALVDDPVWVMNIVPVEAEINTLGVIYERGLIGTYQNWCEAMSTYPRTYDFIHADSVFSLYKDRCDMEDILLEMDRILRPEGSVIFRDDVDYLVKIKSTLDAMQWDSRIVDHEMGPYQREKILLAVKQYWTAPAPQEGKNAS, encoded by the exons ATGGCTTGTCCAAACCCACTGTACCATCTCTGGTTCTTCAACACCCAAAGAGCCAATCTTTATTACCTCACCTCCATAGCCGTCCTCTGTTCCTTCTGCTACCTCATCGGAATCTGGACCCACTCCACCACCATCCCCATCCCCATCACCTCCTCCTCCGCCGCCGGCGCCGCCACCCAATGTTCCCTCCAACCCCTCATCGCCACAAGATCCGCCGCCGTCACACTCGACTTTAGGGCCCACCACATGGCCGCAGACCCACCACCCACGGCGGCGCGTGTCCTCCACCTCCCACCCTGCGATGCCAAACTCTCAGAGTACACGCCATGCGAGGACGCCAAAATGTCCCTGAAGTTCGACAGAAACATGTTGATATATCGAGAGAGACACTGCCCTGAACCCAACGAGGTTCTCAAGTGTCGCGTCCCAGCCCCGCATGGCTACACGGCGCCGTTTCGCTGGCCTGAGAGCAGAGAAAACGTTTGGTACGCTAACGTGCCCCATAAATGGTTAACGTTCGAGAAGAAGAAACAGAATTGGGTCCGGTTCGAGAAAGACCGGTTCAAGTTCCCTGGCGGTGGGACCATGTTCCCCAACGGTGCCGATGCGTACATTGATGATATTTCCAGGTTGATTAATCTCAAAGATGGTTCTATAAGAACCGCCATTGATACTGGTTGTGGG GTTGCTAGTTGGGGAGCATATCTTCTTTCACGTAACATTGTTACAGTGTCATTTGCACCAAGAGATACACATGAAGCTCAGGTCCAATTTGCTCTTGAACGAGGAGTACCAGCATTGATTGGAGTTTTTGCTTCAATTAGGCTTCCTTATCCTTCAAGAGCCTTTGACATGGCTCACTGCTCACGTTGCCTCATTCCTTGGGGCCAGTATG ATGGGCTTTATTTAATTGAAGTTGATCGAATTTTACGTCCCGGTGGGTATTGGGTTCTGTCTGGGCCACCAATAAACTGGGAGAAACACTGGAAAGGCTGGAACAGAACACAACAAGATCTTAAGGCAGAGCAGACTGGTATTGAGAATGTAGCAAAAAGTCTATGCTGGAAAAAACTAAAACAGAAGGATGACCTTGCTATTTGGCAGAAACCCACTAATCATATCCATTGCAAGATCAATAGGAAGGTTTTCAAGAAACCACAATTCTGCCAGGCACAGGATCCAGACAAGGCCTG GTACACTAAAATGGATAAATGTTTGACCCCACTTCCTGAAGTTTCTGACATTAAAAAAGTGTCAGGTGGGACATTAGCAAAATGGCCAGAAAGGCTAACTTCAATTCCACCAAGGATTAGTGAAGGAACTTTGAAGGGAATTACAGCTGAGACTTTCACAGAAAATACAGAGCTATGGAAAAACAGAGTAGCACATTATAAGACCTTGGACTATCAACTAGCTGAGCCTGGCAGGTACCGTAACTTGCTGGATATGAATTCTTACTTAGGAGGATTTGCAGCTGCACTAGTTGATGATCCAGTGTGGGTTATGAACATTGTACCTGTTGAGGCTGAGATCAATACCCTTGGAGTCATCTATGAACGTGGATTGATTGGAACATATCAAAATTG GTGCGAGGCCATGTCCACGTACCCGCGTACTTATGACTTCATCCATGCTGATTCAGTTTTTAGCCTCTACAAAGACAG ATGTGATATGGAAGATATTCTTTTAGAGATGGATCGGATTTTAAGGCCAGAAGGTAGTGTGATATTCAGAGATGATGTAGATTACTTGGTAAAAATAAAGAGCACATTAGATGCAATGCAATGGGATAGCAGAATTGTAGACCATGAAATGGGACCCTATCAGAGAGAGAAGATTTTGTTGGCAGTCAAGCAGTATTGGACAGCTCCAGCACCTCAAGAAGGCAAAAACGCTTCATAA